The proteins below come from a single Streptomyces spongiicola genomic window:
- a CDS encoding haloalkane dehalogenase has product MQILRTPDERFRDLPDYPFEPSYVDVAAGDGSGGTLRAHYVDEGDGSSGETVLLMHGEPSWSYLYRRMIPVLSGAGHRCVAPDLIGFGRSDKPAARSDYTYQRHVDWMREALFDRLDLRRVTLVCQDWGGLVGLRLVAEHPDRFARVVVANTFLPTGDGEPAKAFLEWREFSQSTPDLRVADIVDLGCRSDLPREVKAAYDAPFPDDSFKAGARQFPLLVPVSPDDPAAGPNRDAWRVLERFDKPFLCAFSDEDPITRGLDRVFLERVPGTHGQEHVTVTGGGHFLQEDRGPELAAAVNRFIGSGTGPEGG; this is encoded by the coding sequence ATGCAGATCCTGCGCACACCCGACGAGCGTTTCCGAGATCTCCCCGACTACCCTTTCGAGCCGTCCTACGTGGATGTGGCCGCGGGTGACGGGAGCGGCGGCACGCTGCGGGCGCACTACGTGGACGAGGGCGACGGCAGTTCCGGGGAGACCGTGCTGCTGATGCACGGCGAGCCGTCGTGGTCCTATCTCTACCGCCGTATGATCCCGGTGCTCAGCGGGGCGGGCCACCGCTGCGTCGCCCCCGACCTCATCGGCTTCGGCCGCTCCGACAAGCCGGCGGCCCGCTCGGACTACACCTACCAGCGCCATGTCGACTGGATGCGGGAGGCCCTGTTCGACCGGCTCGACCTGCGCCGGGTCACCCTCGTGTGCCAGGACTGGGGAGGCCTCGTCGGCCTGCGTCTCGTGGCGGAACACCCCGATCGCTTCGCCCGCGTCGTCGTGGCCAACACCTTCCTGCCGACGGGGGACGGGGAGCCCGCGAAGGCGTTCCTGGAGTGGCGGGAGTTCAGCCAGAGCACCCCCGACCTGCGCGTCGCGGACATCGTCGACCTCGGTTGCCGCAGCGATCTGCCCCGGGAGGTGAAGGCGGCATACGACGCGCCGTTCCCCGACGACTCGTTCAAGGCGGGTGCCCGCCAGTTCCCGCTGCTCGTTCCCGTCTCCCCCGACGACCCGGCGGCCGGCCCGAACCGCGATGCCTGGCGGGTGCTGGAGCGTTTCGACAAGCCGTTCCTCTGCGCGTTCAGCGACGAGGACCCGATCACCCGGGGCCTCGACCGGGTCTTCCTCGAACGCGTCCCCGGCACACACGGGCAGGAACACGTCACCGTCACCGGCGGCGGGCACTTCCTCCAGGAGGACCGGGGCCCTGAACTGGCGGCGGCGGTGAACCGCTTCATCGGCTCCGGGACCGGCCCTGAAGGGGGCTGA
- a CDS encoding NADH-quinone oxidoreductase subunit N, protein MTEMNENPLFLLPEVFLGGSAVLGLLLGAWLPRHRQWLVAALGAAACTAGIAAAGVAAAGAPVTAFDGAFAVDPVTSTVRIVVLGGTLVVLALSTAPLRGQARESEFHVLVQLSGLGALMLAGSQDLLLVAAAYLLASVPSYALAGFLKDGPGTEAALKYFVIGALLGVLFLTGITVVFAAGRGTAYAQLGGTLPEAPAALVGTGLAGVLAGLLFKAGAVPSHFWVPDAVQGSSPPAAALLTTLPKIGALAALYRLLVAPLAGSEVPWPEVVAVLAALSMTLGNFGAFFQTDVKRLLAYSTISQVGYLLMPVAAAAASARAQPALLYYLAAYALTNLGAFAVVCSLPHARTLEDYRGLLRRHPALTLSLIVCLLGLLGTPPTAVFLGKLEVFTAAVDGGLAWLAVVAAANTVASLFYYLRWIRPAVSGGGDSPSHRALRPPAVLACVTAAASVVLGIAGGPVLGVMTGALAG, encoded by the coding sequence ATGACCGAGATGAACGAGAACCCGCTGTTCCTCCTGCCCGAGGTGTTCCTCGGCGGCTCCGCCGTGCTCGGGCTGCTTCTCGGAGCCTGGCTCCCGCGCCACCGCCAGTGGCTGGTCGCCGCCCTGGGCGCCGCCGCCTGCACGGCCGGCATCGCGGCGGCCGGGGTGGCCGCCGCGGGCGCTCCCGTCACGGCCTTCGACGGGGCCTTCGCCGTCGATCCGGTCACCTCGACCGTGCGGATCGTCGTCCTCGGCGGAACGCTCGTGGTGCTGGCCCTGAGCACCGCCCCCTTGCGGGGGCAGGCCCGCGAGAGCGAGTTCCACGTCCTCGTGCAGCTCTCGGGCCTGGGGGCGCTGATGCTCGCCGGCTCCCAGGACCTCCTCCTCGTCGCCGCCGCCTATCTGCTGGCGAGCGTCCCCTCCTACGCGCTGGCCGGCTTCCTCAAGGACGGGCCCGGCACCGAGGCGGCGCTGAAGTACTTCGTGATCGGAGCGCTGCTCGGCGTCCTGTTCCTCACCGGCATCACCGTGGTGTTCGCGGCGGGCCGGGGGACGGCCTACGCCCAGCTCGGGGGCACCCTGCCCGAGGCGCCGGCCGCCCTCGTCGGCACCGGACTGGCCGGCGTGCTCGCCGGGCTCCTCTTCAAGGCCGGAGCGGTGCCCAGCCACTTCTGGGTGCCCGACGCCGTCCAGGGCAGCTCGCCACCCGCCGCCGCGCTGCTCACCACCCTGCCCAAGATCGGAGCACTGGCCGCCCTCTACCGGCTGCTCGTCGCGCCGCTCGCCGGCTCCGAGGTGCCCTGGCCGGAGGTCGTGGCCGTACTCGCCGCCCTGTCCATGACGCTGGGGAACTTCGGCGCCTTCTTCCAGACCGACGTCAAACGGCTGCTGGCGTACTCCACCATCAGCCAGGTCGGCTATCTGCTCATGCCGGTCGCCGCAGCGGCCGCCAGTGCGCGGGCCCAGCCCGCGCTGCTCTACTACCTGGCCGCCTACGCCCTGACCAACCTGGGTGCCTTCGCCGTGGTGTGCTCGCTCCCCCACGCGCGGACCCTGGAGGACTACCGCGGCCTGCTGCGGCGGCACCCCGCGCTGACGCTCAGTCTGATCGTCTGCCTGCTCGGTCTCCTCGGCACTCCGCCCACGGCCGTGTTCCTCGGAAAGCTCGAGGTGTTCACGGCGGCCGTCGACGGCGGACTCGCCTGGCTGGCCGTGGTCGCCGCCGCCAACACGGTGGCCTCCCTCTTCTACTACCTGCGCTGGATCCGGCCCGCCGTGTCGGGCGGCGGGGATTCCCCGTCCCACCGGGCGCTGCGGCCGCCGGCCGTGCTGGCCTGCGTGACCGCCGCGGCCTCGGTGGTGCTGGGGATCGCCGGGGGCCCGGTGCTCGGCGTCATGACCGGAGCCCTCGCCGGCTGA
- a CDS encoding complex I subunit 4 family protein: protein MLTAIILLPAAAAALLLCLPRRTPRAVHLGVWAAVSAIVLALTLVVWAGYRPGEGIQYETYARWIPSAGVGYHVGVDGLSLPLLAMTGVLFLACACYASRETRRVRDFAALFLLLETTCLGLFAALDLILFFVFFDLSIVAMYFIIAGWGHRGAARAALRFFLYTFVGSLALLLGFIGLYLAADPHTFDMVALTRENPLAGRSAYGALVLLALGVGLAVKTPTVPFHTWLPPAHTEAPAAGSAILAGVLLKMGTYGFLRIAMPMLPQAWREYALVFVLVGVVSVLYGALVALAQTEFKRMIAYTSVNHMGYIILAVGAAAAAGTDAADARRLAVTGATFQMVSHGLLTGALFLLAGVLYERGRTYEMAAYSGIAARAPLFAALTGVAVFGSLGLPGFSGFIAEFQILAGSLGPRPVATALAVAGILLTAALLVRALQRMFLGPLRLPDTAGASGAFADVRAHEGAAIVPLLALAVVLGLVPRFVLDVIEPASRGVLELLAR from the coding sequence GTGCTCACGGCCATCATCCTGCTGCCGGCGGCCGCCGCCGCCCTGCTGCTGTGCCTGCCGCGCCGCACACCCCGCGCCGTGCACCTCGGCGTGTGGGCGGCGGTCTCCGCGATCGTTCTCGCGCTGACGCTGGTCGTGTGGGCGGGCTACCGCCCCGGGGAGGGCATCCAGTACGAGACGTACGCGCGGTGGATCCCCAGCGCGGGCGTCGGCTACCACGTCGGTGTCGACGGGCTGTCGCTACCGCTGCTGGCGATGACCGGGGTGCTGTTCCTCGCCTGCGCCTGCTACGCGTCGCGCGAGACGCGCCGCGTGCGTGACTTCGCGGCGCTGTTCCTCCTCCTGGAGACGACGTGCCTGGGTCTCTTCGCGGCCCTGGACCTGATCCTCTTCTTCGTCTTCTTCGACCTGTCGATCGTGGCGATGTACTTCATCATCGCCGGCTGGGGCCACCGGGGCGCCGCACGGGCGGCGCTGAGGTTCTTCCTCTACACCTTCGTCGGGTCGCTCGCCCTGCTGCTCGGTTTCATCGGGCTGTACCTCGCCGCCGACCCGCACACCTTCGACATGGTGGCGCTCACCCGCGAGAACCCGCTCGCCGGACGTTCCGCGTACGGTGCCCTGGTGCTGCTGGCACTGGGCGTGGGACTGGCCGTGAAGACGCCCACCGTGCCCTTCCACACCTGGCTCCCGCCCGCGCACACCGAAGCGCCCGCCGCGGGGTCGGCGATCCTCGCCGGTGTGCTGCTGAAGATGGGCACCTACGGGTTCCTGCGGATCGCCATGCCGATGCTGCCCCAGGCCTGGCGCGAGTACGCCCTCGTCTTCGTCCTCGTCGGCGTGGTCTCCGTGCTCTACGGGGCGCTGGTCGCGCTGGCGCAGACCGAGTTCAAGCGGATGATCGCCTACACCAGCGTCAACCACATGGGTTACATCATCCTCGCCGTCGGCGCCGCCGCGGCAGCCGGAACGGACGCGGCGGACGCCCGCCGTCTCGCGGTGACCGGGGCGACCTTCCAGATGGTCAGCCACGGGCTGCTGACCGGGGCGCTGTTCCTGCTCGCCGGTGTGCTCTACGAGCGCGGCCGCACCTACGAGATGGCCGCCTACTCCGGCATCGCGGCCCGGGCACCGCTGTTCGCGGCACTCACCGGAGTGGCCGTCTTCGGCTCACTCGGGCTCCCCGGCTTCTCCGGCTTCATCGCCGAGTTCCAGATCCTGGCGGGCAGTCTGGGGCCGCGCCCGGTGGCGACCGCGCTGGCCGTCGCCGGCATCCTGCTCACCGCCGCCCTGCTGGTGCGGGCGCTGCAGCGGATGTTCCTCGGACCACTGCGGCTCCCGGACACCGCGGGTGCCTCCGGGGCCTTCGCCGACGTCCGTGCCCACGAGGGCGCGGCCATCGTGCCGCTGCTCGCCCTCGCCGTCGTCCTCGGCCTCGTGCCGCGCTTCGTGCTGGACGTCATCGAGCCGGCCTCGCGCGGTGTGCTGGAGCTGCTCGCCCGATGA